Below is a window of Oncorhynchus clarkii lewisi isolate Uvic-CL-2024 chromosome 19, UVic_Ocla_1.0, whole genome shotgun sequence DNA.
GGCTGATTTATATATTTCCTCCCTTTCTGCGTTCAGAATAATACTGTGTGTTCTCTGCTCTGAGAGACACTGTaaccagacagactgacacaatgGGCTGTGAGAGACGGCTGTTCCTGACTGCTGCTCTGCTGGCTGTCTTTTTATGCAGTAAGTTTATTCTTCTACAATACTGGCTTTTCTCAATTAGAAATTATGACCTACACCGCTTGCTTTCAGGTGTTTATTGGCATGACATATGAATTACCATTATACTTTTTAGATGAACCCTTAGGCCCATTTCTGTTCTGATGTTCTATGGACAGAATAGCCTGCTCCTAAAACGCTATCAGATCAAAGATATCTATGCACCTATCGACATGTTTAGATCCACATTTATGAATCTCTATCTGCGGCGCATGTTCAGGTGATGCTATCACCGGTGGACGAGAGGCGGAGGCCCACTCCCGTCCATACATGGCCTCACTGCAGGTCGCCGACGGAGGCAGGATGAAACATGAGTGCGGAGGGTTTCTGGTGGCCGATCAGTGGGTGATGAGCGCCGCACACTGCTTCCTCTCTGGGTGAGTTCTCCTGTAGTGTAGGTTCTCATGTTTCTACCGTAGCGGTATTATAGGAACATTTTACAGTAGTACGAGTTCACTGTATATGCACAATTACAGTAAATGGACATTTGGAAAGTAAAATGATGCTCAGATTGTCCACTCAAACTGATGCATAAATTATATTAACTACATTTTGCAGCACATTATAAATTTTGCGACTTATTTAAAATGTttgtgaagatgatgatgatgatgatgatgaaatgATTCACTGCTCAGAGCAGCATGTGTTGTCGTCATCGTCATTATGTTGTTGTAACTGATCTTTGTTTGTGCTGTTTGTTTTGATTGACAGGTCAGAAGGGAGGAAGGTGGTCCTAGGAGCTCACTCTCTGAGCGAAACGGAGGATTCTAAACAAACCTTTGACATTGTTCAAGTGTTCAGTCACCCTGATTTCAGCATCTCTAACTATGATAATGACATTGCTTTGGTCAAGGTAAGTCACACACcagtcttgtctctctctctcctctgtgtcagtCCCCTTTAACTGCCAAGTCAATTCAACCCAAGTTCAACAGTTTATGTATATGGTTTGAAGACACCTTTATGGTTTGCCTCCATTTTGGCATCCTATTACGGTCattgtgcactacctttgaccactTTGACTCCTTTTTTggccagaagtagtgcactatgtaggaagtAAGGTGCCAGTTAGGACATACTCTACACATTCTCTTGCCTCTGAGAAAGAAATCTACTCTGTGATTGGCAGCTGGACCGGCCAATCATTGCCAGTGATGCAGTAAAGTCCCTGAAGTTCCAGAGTGACGATGGGGCTGACCCCGCCACGGAACAGGAGGTCAACACGGCGGGGTGGGGGTCACTGAACAACCTGGGGTCACGTCCTGACAAGCTACAGGAACTGGTCATCGCTGTGATGAACCGTGTTCGATGCGGCCGCAGTGACTACTATGGCAGGAAGTTCACCAAAAACATGCTGTGTGCGGCCAGCAAACAGAGTGACACCTGTGATGTAAGTCTACCACAAAATAATCTGTAAAATAATGTAgactataaaaaaataaatccacCAGATCTTCAATATTGTCTACATCCTCCATTTAAATTAATATGTCTACATGTTCATTCACTTTTACATGTCAACATCTGCCATTTATATTCATATGTCAAATCACATCAAATGtacttatatagcccttcttacattagctgatatatcaaagtgctgtacagaaacccagcctaaaaccccaaacagcaagcaatgcaggtgtagaagcacggtggctaggaaaaactccctagaaaggccaaaacctaggaagaaacctagagaggaaccatgctctgaggggtggccagtcctcttctggctacgcggggtggagattataacagaacatggccaaaatgttcaactgttcataaatgaccagcagggtcaaataatagtaatcacagtgaacaggtcagggttccatagccgcaggcagaacagttgaaactggagcagcagcacggccaggtgaactggggacaacaaggagtcatcatgccaggtagtcctgaggcatggtccaagggctcaggtcccccgagagagagagagagagagagagagagagagagagagagagagagagagagagagagagagagagagagagagagagaaagaaagagagaaagatagaattagagcatacttaaattcaaacAGGACACTGGAGAAATACTCCtggtataacagactgacccaagccccccgacacataactACTGCAGGGTAAATAccggagactgagacaggatgtCTACATGTGAACTTCACAATAATATGTCTAAATCTACCATTTACTTGAATATGTCTACATCtaattatattaatatgtctacATCTATTTATATTAATAGGTCTACATCTTCTATTTACATTAATATGTCAACATCTTCtatttatattaatatgtctacatctatttatattaatatgtctacatctatttatattaatatgtctacACCTACtatttatattaatatgtctacACCTACtatttatattaatatgtctacATCTATTTATATGAATATGTCTACATCtatttatattaatatgtctacatctatttatattaatatgtctacACCTACtatttatattaatatgtctacatctatttatattaatatgtctacACCTACtatttatattaatatgtctacACCTATTTACATTAATATGTCAACATCTTCtatttatattaatatgtctacatctatttatattaatatgtctacATCCTCcatttatattaatatgtctacatctatttatattaatatgtctacACCTACtatttatattaatatgtctacACCTATTTACATTAATATGTCTACATCTTCcatttatattaatatgtctatATCTTCCATTTAAATTAATATGTCTACATTTCCATGAACATTTCTTTAACTTCCATTTACAACAACATGTCTACATCCTCCATTGTAGACATACCTCCATAGTCTACATCCTCCattgtagacacacctccatagTCTACATCCTCCATTGTAGACATACCTCCATAGTCTACATCCTCCATTGTAGACATACCTCCATAGTCTACATCCTCCATTGTAGACATACCTCCATAGTCTACATCCTCCATTGTAGACATACCTCCATAGTCTACATCCTCCATTGTAGACATACCTCCATAGTCTACATCCTCCATTGTAGACATACCTCCATAGTCTACATCCTCCattgtagacacacctccatagTCTACATCTTCCATTGTAGACATACCTCCATAGTCTACATCCTCCattgtagacacacctccatagTCTACATCCTCCATTGAAATTAATATCTCTTCATCATCAAATGACAAAAATATGTATGAATCTTCCATTACGTTAATATGTCTACATCTTCCTTTTTACATTAATATGTCCACATCTTCaatttatattaatatgtctacATCTTTCACTTAAATGAATGTCTACATCTTCCTTTTTACATTAATATgtccacatcttcaatttaagttAACATGTCAAAATCGACTATTTACATTAATATGTCTAAATCTACCATTTACATGAATAGGTCTATTTCTCTTTTTTTCCAATAATTTGTGTACATCTTCAATTTACGTAAATATGTCAACAGCTTCAATTTACATTAATATGTCTACATTTTACATGAACATTAATATCTCTACATCTTCGCAATGACATTAATGAGTGTAAATCTTCCATTTAAATTAATTAGAATAAATTTTCCATTTACATTAATATGTCTAGATCTTCCATTTAAATTAATTTGAATAAGTCTTCCATTTAAATTAGAATAATTCTTCCATTTACATAATATGTCTAGATCTCCATTTAAATTAATTTGAATAAATCCCCCATTTACATAATATGTTTAGATCTACCATTTAAATAATTTGAATAAATCTCCTATTTACATAATATGTCTAGATCCTCCATTTAAATAATTTGAATAAATCCTCCATTTACATTAATATGTCTACATCCTCCATTTAAATAAATATGTCTAAATCTTCCATTGATAAATTCCTGATGATGTATAGATAGACAGAAATAACCAATATCCCTCAACATTTTCTACTTTCATTTAtaattggctcattcattccccctcctctcccctgtaactatttctCAGGTCaatgctgtaaatgagaatgtgttctaaGTGGACGTAAGtcgtaaaataagggttaaattaaATATATATGTAATGACAGAAATAACCTTTAGATGTCTGAGGAACCTTCatattaaatgtgtgtgtgtgtgtgtgtgtgtgtgtgtgtgtgtgtgtgtgtgtgtgtgtgtgtgtgtgtgtgtgtgtgtgatcccgcAGGGTGATTCTGGAGGTCCTCTCCTGTATAATGGTGTAGCAGTTGGGATCACTTCAAATGGAGGGAAGAAGTGTGGATCCAGCAAGAAGCCTGGTTTATACACCACCATCTCCCACTACAGCCAGTGGATAGACAAGACCATGACTCAATAGAAGCCTGGTTTATACACCCCCATCTCCCACTACAGCCAGTGGATAGACAAGACCATGACTCAATATAAGCCTGGTTTATACACCCCCATCTCCCACTACAGCCAGTGGATAGACAAGACCAATAGAAGCCTGGTTTATACACCACCATCTCCCACTAGAGCCAGTGGATAGACAAGACCATGACTCAATAGAAGCCTGGTTTATACACCCCCATCTCCCACTACAGCCAATGGATAGAAAATACCAATAGAAGCCTGGTTTATACACCCCCATCTCCCACTACAGCCAGTGGATAGACAAGACCAATAGAAGCCTGGTTTATACACCACCATCTCCCACTAGAGCCAGTGGATAGACAAGACCATGACTCAATAGAAGCCTGGTTTATACACCCCCATCTCCCACTACAGCCAATGGATAGAAAATACCAATAGAAGCCTGGTTTATACACCCCCATCTCCCACTACAGCCAGTGGATAGGCAGGACCAATAGAAGCCTGGTTTATACACCCCCATCTCCCACTACAGCCAGTGGATAGACAAGACCATTACTCAATAGAAGCCTGGTTTATACACCCCCATCTCCCACTACAGCCAGTGGATAGACAAGACCAATAGAAGCCTGGTTTATACACCCCCATCTCCCACTACAGCCAGTGGATAAACGGGACCAATAGAATAATGTTGTGTCCCAAAtatattccatatgtagtgcactaattttgacaaGGCCTCATAGGACCATGGCTTAGTAACATAGTAAAACAATATTAATTATATTATACCACTTTATGAAACATATAATCATTCCTTATGTAAAAATCACCCAAATAAACCATACACATGAATCAATGAAGTCATTGTAGTTTTGGGTAAATGTTTCAATCTTACATGTTTTGGGCAAATATACTGTGAAAAGTTCAAACATTTTGTGACATGTGCAGAATTAAAACCATGCATgcattatgtttttgttttatttttttatttcacctttatttaaccagggaggccagttgagaacacctttatttaaccagggaggccagttgagaacacctttatttaaccaggtaggccagttgagaacacctttatttaaccagggaggccagttgagaacacctttatttaaccaggtaggctagttgagaacacctttatttaaccaggtaggctagttgagaacacctttatttaaccaggtaggctagttgagaacacctttatttaaccaggtaggccagttgagaacacctttatttaaccaggtaggctagtagagaacacctttatttaaccaggtaggctagttgagaacacctttatttaaccaggtaggctagttgagaacacctttatttaaccaggtaggctagttgagaacacctttatttaaccaggtaggccagttgagaacacctttatttaaccaggtaggctagtagagaacacctttatttaaccaggtaggctagtagagaacacctttatttaaccaggtaggctagttgagaacacctttatttaaccaggtaggctagtagagaacacctttatttaaccaggtaggctagttgagaacacctttatttaaccaggtaggctagttgagaacacctttatttaaccaggtaggctagttgagaacacctttatttaaccaggtaggctagttgagaacacctttatttaaccaggtaggctagttgagaacacctttatttaaccaggtaggctagttgagaacacctttatttaaccaggtaggctagttgagaacacctttatttaaccaggtaggctagttgatctttatttaaccaggtaggctagttgagaacacctttatttaaccaggtaggctagttgagaacacctttatttaaccaggtaggctagttgatctttatttaaccaggtaggctagttgagaacacctttatttaaccaggtaggctagttgagaacacctttatttaaccaggtaggccagttgagaacacctttatttaaccaggtaggctagtagagaacacctttatttaaccagggaggccagttgagaacacctttatttaaccagggaggccagttgagaacacctttatttaaccaggtaggccagttgagaacacctttatttaaccagggaggccagttgagaacacctttatttaaccaggtaggctagttgagaacacctttatttaaccaggtaggctagttgagaacacctttatttaaccaggtaggctagttgagaacacctttatttaaccaggtaggccagttgagaacacctttatttaaccaggtaggctagtagagaacacctttatttaaccaggtaggctagttgagaacacctttatttaaccaggtaggctagttgagaacacctttatttaaccaggtaggctagttgagaacacctttatttaaccaggtaggccagttgagaacacctttatttaaccaggtaggctagtagagaacacctttatttaaccaggtaggctagtagagaacacctttatttaaccaggtaggctagttgagaacacctttatttaaccaggtaggctagtagagaacacctttatttaaccaggtaggctagttgagaacacctttatttaaccaggtaggctagttgagaacacctttatttaaccaggtaggctagttgagaacacctttatttaaccaggtaggctagttgagaacacctttatttaaccaggtaggctagttgagaacacctttatttaaccaggtaggctagttgagaacacctttatttaaccaggtaggctagttgagaacacctttatttaaccaggtaggctagttgatctttatttaaccaggtaggctagttgagaacacctttatttaaccaggtaggctagttgagaacacctttatttaacccaggatctttatttaaccaggtaggctagttgagaacacctttatttaaccaggtaggctagttgagaacacctttatttaaccaggtaggcagttgagaacacctttatttaaccaggtaggctagtagagaacacctttatttaaccaggtaggctagttgagaacactttatttaaccaggtaggctagttgagaacacctttatttaaccaggtaggctagttgagaacacctttatttaaccaggtaggccagttgagaacacctttatttaaccaggtaggctagtagagaacacctttatttaaccaggtaggctagttgagaacacctttatttaaccaggtaggctagttgagaacacctttatttaaccaggtaggctagttgagaacacctttatttaaccaggtaggctagttgagaacacctttatttaaccaggtaggctagttgagaacacctttatttaaccaggtaggctagttgagaacacctttatttaaccaggtaggctagttgagaacacctttatttaaccaggtaggctagttgagaacacctttatttaaccaggtaggctagttgagaacacctttatttaaccaggtaggctagttgagaacacctttatttaaccaggtaggctagttgagaacacctttatttaaccaggtaggctagttgagaacacctttatttaaccaggtaggctagttgagaacacctttatttaaccaggtaggctagttgagaacacctttatttaaccaggtaggctagttgagaacacctttatttaaccaggtaggctagttgagaacacctttatttaaccaggtaggctagttgagaacacctttatttaaccaggtaggctagttgagaacacctttatttaaccaggtaggctagttgagtacacctttatttaaccaggtaggctagttgagaacacctttatttaaccaggtaggctagttgagaacacctttatttaaccaggtaggctagttgagaacacctttatttaaccaggtaggctagttgagaacacctttatttaaccaggtaggctagttgagaacacctttatttaaccaggtaggctagttgagaacacctttatttaaccaggtaggctagttgagaacaagttcacatttgcaactgcgacctggccaagataaagcatagcaattcgacacatacaacaacacagagttacacatggaataaacaaaacatacagtcaataatacagtagaacaaaagaaaacaaaaagtctatatacagtgagtgcaaatgaggtaagataatgaaataaataggccatggtggcgaagtaattacaatatagcaattaaacactggaatggtagatgtgcagaagatgaatgtgcaagtagaaatactggggtgcaaaagagcaagataagtaagtaaatacattatggggatgaggtaggtagatagatgggcagtttacagatgggctatgtacaggtgcagtgatctgtgagctgctctgacaactggtgcttaaagctagtgagggagatatgaatctccagcttcagagatttttgcagttcgttccagtcattggcagcagagaactggaaggaaagacgaccaaaagaggaattggctttgggggtgaccagtgagatatacctgctggagcgtgtgctatgagtgggtgctgttatggtgaccagtgagctgagataaggcggagctttacctagcagagacttgtagataacctgtagccagtgggtttggcgacaagcatgaagcgagggccaaccaacgagaacatacaggttgcaatggtgggtagtgtatggggctttgctgacaaaacggatggcactgtgatagactgcatccagtttgttgagtagagtgttggaggctattttatagatgacatcaccgaagtcgaggattggtaggatggtcagttttacgagggtatgtttgtcag
It encodes the following:
- the LOC139375481 gene encoding complement factor D, which codes for MGCERRLFLTAALLAVFLCSDAITGGREAEAHSRPYMASLQVADGGRMKHECGGFLVADQWVMSAAHCFLSGSEGRKVVLGAHSLSETEDSKQTFDIVQVFSHPDFSISNYDNDIALVKLDRPIIASDAVKSLKFQSDDGADPATEQEVNTAGWGSLNNLGSRPDKLQELVIAVMNRVRCGRSDYYGRKFTKNMLCAASKQSDTCDGDSGGPLLYNGVAVGITSNGGKKCGSSKKPGLYTTISHYSQWIDKTMTQ